The Desulfovibrio sp. region CCTGCAGCTGGAAATATCCTTTATCCATCCCATGGAAATGCAGGGTATGGACATGGCTGCCCCCGCCGCGGCCACGGTAACCCATGACGGCAAGACCGAAGACATCAAGGCGACCCTCAAGCCCGCCACGGTGTTGGGTCACAAGGCATGGCAAACCACCTTTGGCATCAAAAAGCCCGGCGTGTACCAGTTTGCAGTTGAGCCCTCCCCCTATTTTGAAGCGGCGGAAGACAAGTTTATCATCCATTACACCAAGACGGTTGTGGCCGCCTTTGGTGAAGAACAGGGCTGGGACACCCCCCTCGGCCTCAAGACGGAAATAGTGCCCCTTACCCGCCCCTTTGCCAACTACACGGGCAATGTGTTCAGTGGCCGGGTGCTGCTCGACGGCAAGCCAGTTCCCGGTGCGGAAGTGGAAGTTGAATGCTATAACAAGGGCAAGGCCCACGCTGCCCCCAACGACTTTTTTGTTACCCAGGTGGTCAAGGCCGATGAAAACGGCGTTTTCACTTACGGTATTCCGTGGGCTGGCTGGTGGGGCTTTGCTGCCCTGAACACCGCCGCCGAAAAAATGGAATACAAGGGCGAAGCCAAGGAAGTGGAACTGGGCGCAGTGATATGGGTTAATTTTGCCGCTCCCAAGACCAAGTAATTCAGCGCCAGGTACGGATGCGGCTGGCCGAACCGGAATCTGCCCCATTCCGGTTCGGCCCTGATCCGCCCCAGACCAAATAAAGGACTGACCATGCATATTGCCGAAGGCGTTCTTTCCCCCGCAGTACTTGCCACGGGCTACGCCCTTACCGCCGCCGGAACCGCTCTGGGCCTGAAAAAACTGGACTATGACCGGCTTATGACAGTGG contains the following coding sequences:
- a CDS encoding DUF4198 domain-containing protein: MWKTCCASLALLLLLGTQAQAHFGMVIPSTPTVMDKKDANLQLEISFIHPMEMQGMDMAAPAAATVTHDGKTEDIKATLKPATVLGHKAWQTTFGIKKPGVYQFAVEPSPYFEAAEDKFIIHYTKTVVAAFGEEQGWDTPLGLKTEIVPLTRPFANYTGNVFSGRVLLDGKPVPGAEVEVECYNKGKAHAAPNDFFVTQVVKADENGVFTYGIPWAGWWGFAALNTAAEKMEYKGEAKEVELGAVIWVNFAAPKTK